A genome region from Astyanax mexicanus isolate ESR-SI-001 chromosome 19, AstMex3_surface, whole genome shotgun sequence includes the following:
- the LOC125784527 gene encoding uncharacterized protein LOC125784527: protein MQSQQGSTPVTEAAAASVQNILSILNQSLGKASTDNNKEQNSGKHPSMDQEMARCFPGFFRRGSKRCAVSLNKPSKVAKEWKPFNFTVFLVHKSCETTPSPVQDLEHMQAGMGKRTLFMPKDMIHSEVSDLFKMTYPKMEKITGGWLLYKAAGGNGKRPLSVVPPESEGYTGSIIKSASGGGKTMLYIVPLQEEFDLRPLPCDSQEFSRMPKAECKMCLKILPLQLLALHVKQCKALEYDTLSDSEPEITEVPTSEKNPSDNSCPICQKHYPAEDLELQV, encoded by the exons ATGCAGTCCCAG CAAGGTTCTACACCTGTTACTGAGGCTGCTGCAGCATCTGTACAGAACATACTTTCAATTTTGAACCAGTCACTGGGCAAGGCCAGCACAGATAACAACAAGGAACAGAATTCCGGGAAGCATCCAAGCATGGATCAGGAAATGGCCAG gtgtTTTCCTGGATTTTTTAGACGGGGGTCAAAGCGATGTGCAGTAAGCTTGAATAAACCATCAAAGGTGGCCAAAGAATGGAAGCCatttaattttacagttttccTTGTTCACAAAAGCTGTGAGACAACACCCTCACCAGTTCAGGACCTGGAGCACATGCAGGCTGGGATGGGGAAAAGAACCCTTTTCATGCCTAAAGACATGATTCATTCAGAG gtCTCTGACTTGTTTAAAATGAcatatccaaaaatggaaaaaatcacTGGAGGGTGGCTGTTGTACAAAGCAGCtg GTGGAAATGGAAAACGACCTCTATCTGTAGTACCTCCTGAATCTGAGGGTTACACAGGAAGCATAATTAAAAGTGCCTCTGGAGGGGGGAAAACCATGCTGTACATTGTCCCATTACAAGAGGAATTTGATTTACGGCCTCTTCCCTGTGATTCTCAGGAATTTTCACGCATGCCAAAGGCTGAATGCAAAATGTGTCTTAAAATTTTGCCTTTGCAGCTCCTTGCACTCCATGTGAAGCAGTGTAAAGCACTGGAATATGACACACTTTCAGATTCTGAACCAGAG ATAACTGAGGTGCCCACTTCTGAAAAGAAT cCATCAGATAATTCCTGCCCCATATGCCAGAAACACTATCCAGCAGAAGATCTTGAACTACAGGTgtag